A section of the Oryza sativa Japonica Group chromosome 1, ASM3414082v1 genome encodes:
- the LOC4326839 gene encoding serine carboxypeptidase-like 26 isoform X1, with protein MATEAAATARCLLLPLLSPLQSPHKQQQLIFAALLLLFFFSSLQSLHCYAAAGYNEQQEADRVAFLPGQPSSPKVSQFSGYITVNRQNGRALFYWFFEAQALPSQKPLLLWLNGGPGCSSVGYGAASELGPLRVSRNGAGLEFNKFAWNKEANLLFLESPVGVGFSYTNTSSDLTKLNDGFVAEDAYNFLVNWLDRFPQYKDHEFYISGESYAGHYVPQLADLVYERNKDKKANRYIKLKGFIVGNPLTDDQYDSKGLVEYAWSHAVVSDGIYERVKKVCNFKISNWTNDCNEAMSSIFRQYQEIDIYNIYAPKCNLAQTSRVAAFDHALEASDQEQFSRRIRMFSGYDACYSSYAEKYFNKPDVQKAFHANANGMLPGKWKVCSDSILRSYNFSVLSVLPIYSKLIKAGLRIWLYSGDADGRVPVIGSRYCVEALGLHIKRDWQPWYLNRQVAGRFVEYDGMTMVTIRGAGHLVPLNKPEEGLTLIDTFLLGKQLLTHR; from the exons ATGGCAacagaagcagcagcaacagcaagatgtcttcttcttcctcttctttctcctctccaATCTCCACACAAGCAGCAGCAACTCATCTTTGCtgctcttctccttctcttcttcttctcttcactCCAGAGTTTGCACTGCTATGCTGCTGCTGGTTACAATGAGCAGCAGGAAGCTGATAGGGTGGCCTTCCTCCCCGGGCAGCCAAGCAGCCCGAAGGTCTCTCAGTTCTCAGGCTACATCACTGTGAACAGGCAGAATGGCAGGGCACTCTTCTACTGGTTCTTTGAGGCCCAGGCACTGCCCTCTCAGAAGCCTCTCCTGCTCTGGCTCAATGGAG GGCCAGGTTGCTCATCAGTTGGATATGGAGCTGCCTCTGAACTAGGGCCCCTCAGAGTTAGCAGAAATGGAGCTGGGCTTGAGTTCAACAAATTTGCATGGAACAAAG AGGCCAATTTGCTGTTCTTGGAGTCCCCAGTTGGGGTTGGCTTCTCCTACACCAACACATCCTCTGACCTCACCAAACTGAATGATGGTTTTGTAG CCGAGGACGCATATAATTTCCTGGTAAATTGGTTGGACAGATTTCCACAGTACAAAGACCATGAATTCTATATTTCAGGAGAGAGCTATGCAG GTCACTATGTGCCACAGCTTGCAGACCTTGTCTATGAGAGGAACAAAGACAAGAAGGCCAACAGATATATCAAACTGAAAGGGTTCATT GTTGGTAATCCACTTACTGATGATCAGTACGACTCAAAAGGTCTTGTTGAATATGCTTGGAGCCACGCAGTTGTGTCAGATGGAATTTATGAGCGCGTCAAGAAGGTGTGCAACTTCAAGATCTCAAACTGGACGAATGATTGCAATGAAGCCATGAGTAGTATTTTCAGACAATACCAAGAGATTGACATCTACAATATCTATGCACCCAAGTGCAATCTTGCTCAAACATCAAGAGTAGCTGCTTTCGATCACGCACTCGAAGCAAGCGATCAG GAACAATTCAGTAGGAGGATTAGGATGTTCTCAGGATATGACGCGTGCTACTCATCATATGCTGAGAAGTACTTCAACAAGCCAGACGTGCAGAAAGCATTCCATGCAAATGCAAATGGGATGCTCCCTGGAAAATGGAAGGTTTGCAG TGACTCCATTCTAAGGTCATACAACTTTTCGGTGCTTTCTGTCTTGCCAATCTATTCGAAGCTCATCAAAGCAGGACTCAGAATTTGGCTCTACAG TGGAGATGCCGACGGTAGGGTCCCAGTGATCGGGTCAAGGTACTGCGTGGAAGCGCTTGGGCTGCATATCAAGAGGGACTGGCAACCTTGGTACCTGAACAGACAG GTTGCAGGAAGATTTGTGGAGTACGATGGCATGACCATGGTGACGATTAGAGGTGCTGGACATTTGGTACCCCTTAATAAACCTGAAGAAGGGCTCACTCTGATTGACACATTTCTTCTTGGTAAACAGCTCTTAACACACCGATGA
- the LOC4326839 gene encoding serine carboxypeptidase-like 26 isoform X2 gives MATEAAATARCLLLPLLSPLQSPHKQQQLIFAALLLLFFFSSLQSLHCYAAAGYNEQQEADRVAFLPGQPSSPKVSQFSGYITVNRQNGRALFYWFFEAQALPSQKPLLLWLNGGPGCSSVGYGAASELGPLRVSRNGAGLEFNKFAWNKEANLLFLESPVGVGFSYTNTSSDLTKLNDGFVAEDAYNFLVNWLDRFPQYKDHEFYISGESYAGHYVPQLADLVYERNKDKKANRYIKLKGFIVGNPLTDDQYDSKGLVEYAWSHAVVSDGIYERVKKVCNFKISNWTNDCNEAMSSIFRQYQEIDIYNIYAPKCNLAQTSRVAAFDHALEASDQEQFSRRIRMFSGYDACYSSYAEKYFNKPDVQKAFHANANGMLPGKWKVCRGITYEDQVLQQKVCCF, from the exons ATGGCAacagaagcagcagcaacagcaagatgtcttcttcttcctcttctttctcctctccaATCTCCACACAAGCAGCAGCAACTCATCTTTGCtgctcttctccttctcttcttcttctcttcactCCAGAGTTTGCACTGCTATGCTGCTGCTGGTTACAATGAGCAGCAGGAAGCTGATAGGGTGGCCTTCCTCCCCGGGCAGCCAAGCAGCCCGAAGGTCTCTCAGTTCTCAGGCTACATCACTGTGAACAGGCAGAATGGCAGGGCACTCTTCTACTGGTTCTTTGAGGCCCAGGCACTGCCCTCTCAGAAGCCTCTCCTGCTCTGGCTCAATGGAG GGCCAGGTTGCTCATCAGTTGGATATGGAGCTGCCTCTGAACTAGGGCCCCTCAGAGTTAGCAGAAATGGAGCTGGGCTTGAGTTCAACAAATTTGCATGGAACAAAG AGGCCAATTTGCTGTTCTTGGAGTCCCCAGTTGGGGTTGGCTTCTCCTACACCAACACATCCTCTGACCTCACCAAACTGAATGATGGTTTTGTAG CCGAGGACGCATATAATTTCCTGGTAAATTGGTTGGACAGATTTCCACAGTACAAAGACCATGAATTCTATATTTCAGGAGAGAGCTATGCAG GTCACTATGTGCCACAGCTTGCAGACCTTGTCTATGAGAGGAACAAAGACAAGAAGGCCAACAGATATATCAAACTGAAAGGGTTCATT GTTGGTAATCCACTTACTGATGATCAGTACGACTCAAAAGGTCTTGTTGAATATGCTTGGAGCCACGCAGTTGTGTCAGATGGAATTTATGAGCGCGTCAAGAAGGTGTGCAACTTCAAGATCTCAAACTGGACGAATGATTGCAATGAAGCCATGAGTAGTATTTTCAGACAATACCAAGAGATTGACATCTACAATATCTATGCACCCAAGTGCAATCTTGCTCAAACATCAAGAGTAGCTGCTTTCGATCACGCACTCGAAGCAAGCGATCAG GAACAATTCAGTAGGAGGATTAGGATGTTCTCAGGATATGACGCGTGCTACTCATCATATGCTGAGAAGTACTTCAACAAGCCAGACGTGCAGAAAGCATTCCATGCAAATGCAAATGGGATGCTCCCTGGAAAATGGAAGGTTTGCAG AGGAATAACCTATGAAGATCAAGTTTTGCAACAGAAGGTCTGTTGTTTCTGA
- the LOC4326840 gene encoding serine carboxypeptidase-like 26 isoform X2, whose amino-acid sequence MLQYLFPPPNTELVVDTESSALSFTEESRTEQEEENKKKKEKNPMASCASPRLKSLCHHPLFIILLALSLLQTITAEDEQEADRVAFLPGQPRSPQMSQFSGYITVNSQNGRALFYWFFEAQALPSKKPLLLWLNGGPGCSSVGYGAASELGPLMVNGNGTGLEFNKFAWNNEANLLFLESPVGVGFSYTNTSSDLESIDDRFVAEDTYNFLVNWFKRFPQYKNHDFYISGESYAGHYVPQLADVVYERNKHVETNQHINLKGFIVGNAETDDYYDYKGLVEFAWSHSVISDQLYKHVNNVCDFRLSPRSNECNHVMGYIYDQYDMIDIFNVYAPKCNTDDSSLFSTSYSTADMNAKRLKGTRMYSGYDPCYSSHIEDYMNKMDVQKSLHANTSGLIKDRKWSICSYSIFDNYDITVFSVLPIYSKLIKAGLRIWVYSGDVDGRVPVIGSRYCVEALGLPVKSQWQPWYLNNQVAGRFVEYQGLTMATVRGAGHAVPQDKPEQALVVINSFLSGRRLPTKNNR is encoded by the exons ATGCTGCAATATCTCTTCCCCCCTCCAAACACTGAGCTGGTAGTGGACACAGAGAGTTCTGCACTCTCTTTCACTGAGGAGAGCAGAACAGAACAAGAGGaggagaacaaaaaaaaaaaagagaaaaatcctATGGCCTCTTGTGCATCACCAAGGCTCAAATCCCTGTGCCACCATCCACTCTTCATCATCTTGCTTGCTCTCTCATTGCTGCAGACAATCACAGCAGAGGATGAGCAGGAGGCTGATAGGGTTGCCTTCCTCCCTGGGCAGCCAAGGAGCCCACAGATGTCTCAGTTCTCAGGCTACATCACTGTGAACAGCCAGAATGGCAGGGCACTCTTCTACTGGTTCTTTGAGGCTCAGGCACTGCCTTCCAAGAAGCCTCTCCTGCTCTGGCTTAATGGAG GTCCTGGTTGCTCATCTGTGGGCTATGGAGCAGCTTCTGAATTGGGTCCTCTCATGGTCAATGGAAATGGAACAGGTTTGGAATTCAACAAGTTTGCATGGAATAACG AGGCCAATTTGTTGTTCTTGGAATCTCCTGTTGGAGTCGGCTTCTCCTACACAAATACCTCGTCTGACCTAGAGAGCATCGATGACCGTTTTGTCG CTGAGGACACCTACAATTTCTTGGTGAATTGGTTCAAGAGGTTTCCTCAGTACAAAAACCATGACTTCTACATCTCTGGAGAGAGCTATGCAG GGCACTATGTTCCTCAGCTTGCTGATGTAGTGTATGAGCGCAACAAGCATGTTGAAACAAACCAGCATATCAATTTGAAAGGATTTATT GTTGGCAATGCAGAGACTGATGATTACTATGACTACAAGGGACTAGTTGAGTTCGCTTGGAGTCACTCAGTGATCTCAGATCAACTCTATAAGCATGTCAACAATGTTTGCGACTTCAGGTTATCACCCCGTAGCAATGAGTGTAACCATGTAATGGGATACATATATGATCAGTACGATATGATCGATATTTTCAATGTGTATGCACCTAAGTGCAACACTGATGACTCATCCCTCTTTTCCACCTCCTACAGTACAGCTGATATGAATGCTAAG AGGCTTAAAGGCACGAGGATGTACTCAGGGTATGATCCGTGCTATTCGTCACATATCGAAGATTACATGAACAAGATGGATGTGCAGAAATCACTTCATGCGAATACGAGTGGATTGATCAAGGACAGAAAATGGAGTATCTGCAG TTATTCAATATTCGACAATTACGACATCACGGTCTTCTCTGTTCTTCCTATTTACTCTAAGCTTATCAAGGCTGGCCTACGAATATGGGTCTACAG TGGAGACGTGGATGGCAGGGTTCCAGTTATTGGATCCCGGTACTGCGTAGAAGCCCTTGGCCTTCCTGTTAAGTCACAGTGGCAACCATGGTACCTAAACAATCAG GTTGCTGGGAGATTTGTTGAGTATCAAGGATTGACAATGGCCACAGTAAGAGGAGCTGGACATGCAGTGCCACAAGACAAGCCAGAACAGGCACTGGTGGTAATCAATTCCTTTCTTTCAGGCAGGCGACTACCAACAAAAAACAACCGATGA
- the LOC4326840 gene encoding serine carboxypeptidase-like 26 isoform X1, translating into MLQYLFPPPNTELVVDTESSALSFTEESRTEQEEENKKKKEKNPMASCASPRLKSLCHHPLFIILLALSLLQTITAEDEQEADRVAFLPGQPRSPQMSQFSGYITVNSQNGRALFYWFFEAQALPSKKPLLLWLNGGPGCSSVGYGAASELGPLMVNGNGTGLEFNKFAWNNEANLLFLESPVGVGFSYTNTSSDLESIDDRFVAEDTYNFLVNWFKRFPQYKNHDFYISGESYAGHYVPQLADVVYERNKHVETNQHINLKGFIVGNAETDDYYDYKGLVEFAWSHSVISDQLYKHVNNVCDFRLSPRSNECNHVMGYIYDQYDMIDIFNVYAPKCNTDDSSLFSTSYSTADMNAKKRLKGTRMYSGYDPCYSSHIEDYMNKMDVQKSLHANTSGLIKDRKWSICSYSIFDNYDITVFSVLPIYSKLIKAGLRIWVYSGDVDGRVPVIGSRYCVEALGLPVKSQWQPWYLNNQVAGRFVEYQGLTMATVRGAGHAVPQDKPEQALVVINSFLSGRRLPTKNNR; encoded by the exons ATGCTGCAATATCTCTTCCCCCCTCCAAACACTGAGCTGGTAGTGGACACAGAGAGTTCTGCACTCTCTTTCACTGAGGAGAGCAGAACAGAACAAGAGGaggagaacaaaaaaaaaaaagagaaaaatcctATGGCCTCTTGTGCATCACCAAGGCTCAAATCCCTGTGCCACCATCCACTCTTCATCATCTTGCTTGCTCTCTCATTGCTGCAGACAATCACAGCAGAGGATGAGCAGGAGGCTGATAGGGTTGCCTTCCTCCCTGGGCAGCCAAGGAGCCCACAGATGTCTCAGTTCTCAGGCTACATCACTGTGAACAGCCAGAATGGCAGGGCACTCTTCTACTGGTTCTTTGAGGCTCAGGCACTGCCTTCCAAGAAGCCTCTCCTGCTCTGGCTTAATGGAG GTCCTGGTTGCTCATCTGTGGGCTATGGAGCAGCTTCTGAATTGGGTCCTCTCATGGTCAATGGAAATGGAACAGGTTTGGAATTCAACAAGTTTGCATGGAATAACG AGGCCAATTTGTTGTTCTTGGAATCTCCTGTTGGAGTCGGCTTCTCCTACACAAATACCTCGTCTGACCTAGAGAGCATCGATGACCGTTTTGTCG CTGAGGACACCTACAATTTCTTGGTGAATTGGTTCAAGAGGTTTCCTCAGTACAAAAACCATGACTTCTACATCTCTGGAGAGAGCTATGCAG GGCACTATGTTCCTCAGCTTGCTGATGTAGTGTATGAGCGCAACAAGCATGTTGAAACAAACCAGCATATCAATTTGAAAGGATTTATT GTTGGCAATGCAGAGACTGATGATTACTATGACTACAAGGGACTAGTTGAGTTCGCTTGGAGTCACTCAGTGATCTCAGATCAACTCTATAAGCATGTCAACAATGTTTGCGACTTCAGGTTATCACCCCGTAGCAATGAGTGTAACCATGTAATGGGATACATATATGATCAGTACGATATGATCGATATTTTCAATGTGTATGCACCTAAGTGCAACACTGATGACTCATCCCTCTTTTCCACCTCCTACAGTACAGCTGATATGAATGCTAAG AAGAGGCTTAAAGGCACGAGGATGTACTCAGGGTATGATCCGTGCTATTCGTCACATATCGAAGATTACATGAACAAGATGGATGTGCAGAAATCACTTCATGCGAATACGAGTGGATTGATCAAGGACAGAAAATGGAGTATCTGCAG TTATTCAATATTCGACAATTACGACATCACGGTCTTCTCTGTTCTTCCTATTTACTCTAAGCTTATCAAGGCTGGCCTACGAATATGGGTCTACAG TGGAGACGTGGATGGCAGGGTTCCAGTTATTGGATCCCGGTACTGCGTAGAAGCCCTTGGCCTTCCTGTTAAGTCACAGTGGCAACCATGGTACCTAAACAATCAG GTTGCTGGGAGATTTGTTGAGTATCAAGGATTGACAATGGCCACAGTAAGAGGAGCTGGACATGCAGTGCCACAAGACAAGCCAGAACAGGCACTGGTGGTAATCAATTCCTTTCTTTCAGGCAGGCGACTACCAACAAAAAACAACCGATGA